Within the Streptomyces sp. R41 genome, the region ACGGGTCGCACGAATCCGGCGACGGCCCGCAGCGCGGTGGTCTTCCCGGACCCGGACGGCCCGAGCAGCGCCATCACCTCACCGGGCTCGACGGTGAGGTCGAGCGAGTCGAGAACCGTGTTGCCCCCGTACGCGACGGACACCCGGTCGAAGCGGATACCGCCGCTCATCGCCCGCCTCCGTCGCGTAGCGCGGGCCCGTCGAGCAACGCGGGCCCGTCGAGCAACGCGGGCAGCTCGGCCACCGAACCGAGCACATGCCCGGCCCCGGCGGCGCGCAGCGCCTGGTCGTCATGGGCCCCGGTCAGCACCCCGGCGACGACTCCGGCCCCGGCGCGTACACCACTGAGCATGTCGTACGAGGTGTCGCCCACGACGGCGATCTGCTGGACGCCCTCGGCGGCCTTGGTCCGCAGAAAAGCCTCCAGCACCATGTCGGGGTACGGCCGTCCACGGCCCCCCGCGTCCGCCGGGCACAGCGTGAGCGGCACCAGGTCCCGCCAGCCCAGGGCGTCGAGGATGGCGTCCTGGGTGACGCGGGCGAACCCGGTGGTGAGCACGACCGTCCGCCCGGTCTCGGCGAGCGCCCCGATCGCCTCGCGGGCCCCGGCGATCGGCTCGATCCGCCCACCGTCGACGAGTTCCCCGTACGCCTTCTCGAAGGCGGAGTTGGCCCGCTGGGCGAGCGCCTCCTCGCCGAACAGATGCCGGAAGACGGAGATCTTGGACTCGCCCATGGTGGCCCGGACGTAGTCGAGCTTCTCGGCGTGGTCGGCGGAGCCGGGCTCGACGCCCAGCTCCCCTGCGGCCACGGCGAAGGCCTGTTCCACCAGCCCGCCGTCGGCGACGGTGGTGCCGGCCATGTCGAGGACGACAAGACGTATGCGGTTCAACTCGGTCACCATCCCAGCTCGTTGGCGGTTGTCTCGGCAATGGCGGGCGAACAGGTCATGCCGCGCCCGCCGGGCCCGGTGACCAGCCACACCCCGTCCCGTACGCGCTGCCGGTGCACGACCCGGCTCGGATCGGTGCACTGCGCGTACACCCCGGCCCAGCGCCGCCGGATCTTCGGCAGCGGCCGTCCGAGGAAGGACTCGACGACCTCGGTGAGGTGGTCGTAGGGGTCTTCGAGGGTGTCGAAGGCGAAGGGGTGCTCGTACTCGTGGGTGTCGCCGATGGTGAGCCCGCCGTCCGCGCGCTGCACCATGAGCAGCTGCATCCGGTGCGCGGCGGCGGTCGCGGCCTGCGGCTGGTGCGCGTCGAGTTCGTCGAGGGCGGGGCTGCGGTACGCGGGGTAGTAGCGGAAGCTGTCCGCGTCGGCGACGGAGGTGGTGAGCGGCTCACCGAGCGGATCGGTCTGCATCATCTGCAGCCGTACGCGCCGCACGGGCAGCTCGGGCCCCGCCAACTCCCGTACGAGACCGCTCAGCCAGGCCCCCGTGCACAGCACGACGACGTCGCCGGTGTGCACGTCCCCGTGGTCGTCGCGCACGGCGTTCTCACCGACGACGTCACGGATCTCGCGCCCCGGCAGGAAGGTGTAGTTCGGGGAACGCAACAGCTCTTCCCGCAGGGCGAGTTGGGCGGTACGCGGCTCGACGGCGGCGTCGCGCTCACAGGAGAGGGCGGCGTCGAACGCACCCCGCAGCGCCGGGTTCATCGCACGCGCCTCGTCCGCCGTGAGCAGCTTGTAGCCGCGTGCGGCGGCGTCGGGGCGGGCCAGGGCGGCCTCGGCGACGGCGAGTTCGAGGTCCCCCCGTACGGGCGTCAGCGACCCGCACGCCCGGAACCCGAGCCCCGGCACGCGCGCCCCGATCGTCTCCCACAACTCCCGTGCCCGCAGGGCGGTTTCGAGCTCCTCTCCTCCGGCGCGACCACTCACCCAGATCTGCCCGAAGTTGCGCAGCGAGGCCCCGCGGGCCTCCGCCTCACGCTCGATCTGTACGACCTCGTGGCCGCGCTCCACTGCGTGCCAGGCATGCAGGGTGCCCACCACTCCGGCTCCGACGACTATCACTCTCACGACGGCAACGCTCCTCGGGACGGGGGAATCGGAAGGGTCCGACCGGCAACCAGATGGTGAACTGCCCATCACGTTTGGGCTAGACCCGTTATCTTGTCGTTATAAAAGGAGGCGGGCCGGAGCCCGCCCGAGCGCGACTGAAATCAGCCGGAATCGGCCGGAATCTGCTGAAATCAGCCGTCGAGGTGGACTCCGAGGTGGGCCGTGAAGGAAAAGCGATCCCCCCGGTACAGCGTCCGCACCCGCTCCAGCGGCCGGCCCTCCGTGTCCCGCGAAACCCGGTGGATCAGCAGCATCGGCAGCGCGGGCGGCGTCCCGATGAGCAGCGCCTCGCGCGGGGTGGCCAGCACGGTCTCGATGCGCTCGTCGGCGTCGCCGAACGCGATGCCGAGCCGCTCGTGGAGGTACGCGTAGAAGGAGGAGTCCGGGTCGAAGTCACGGTCGAGCTCCGGCACGCGGGCCACGGCGACG harbors:
- a CDS encoding HAD family hydrolase, with product MVTELNRIRLVVLDMAGTTVADGGLVEQAFAVAAGELGVEPGSADHAEKLDYVRATMGESKISVFRHLFGEEALAQRANSAFEKAYGELVDGGRIEPIAGAREAIGALAETGRTVVLTTGFARVTQDAILDALGWRDLVPLTLCPADAGGRGRPYPDMVLEAFLRTKAAEGVQQIAVVGDTSYDMLSGVRAGAGVVAGVLTGAHDDQALRAAGAGHVLGSVAELPALLDGPALLDGPALRDGGGR
- a CDS encoding TIGR03364 family FAD-dependent oxidoreductase, whose product is MRVIVVGAGVVGTLHAWHAVERGHEVVQIEREAEARGASLRNFGQIWVSGRAGGEELETALRARELWETIGARVPGLGFRACGSLTPVRGDLELAVAEAALARPDAAARGYKLLTADEARAMNPALRGAFDAALSCERDAAVEPRTAQLALREELLRSPNYTFLPGREIRDVVGENAVRDDHGDVHTGDVVVLCTGAWLSGLVRELAGPELPVRRVRLQMMQTDPLGEPLTTSVADADSFRYYPAYRSPALDELDAHQPQAATAAAHRMQLLMVQRADGGLTIGDTHEYEHPFAFDTLEDPYDHLTEVVESFLGRPLPKIRRRWAGVYAQCTDPSRVVHRQRVRDGVWLVTGPGGRGMTCSPAIAETTANELGW